From the genome of Carnobacterium viridans:
ATCACACGTCTGCCAGCAAACCCAACTAGTGCTTGAGGTTCAGATAAAATGATATCACCCTGCATGGCAAAACTAGCTGTTACGCCACCAGTAGTCGGGTCGGTCAAGACCGTTACGTATAGTAAACCTGCATCACTGTGACGAGCTACCGCTCCACTAATTTTAGCCATCTGCATAAGAGACAAAATGCTTTCTTGCATACGAGCTCCACCTGAGGCAGTAAAAATAATGACAGGTAGTTTTTCTTCTATTGCTTTTTCAAATGTTCTGGTTATTTTTTCACCAACTATTTTCCCCATGCTTCCCATAATAAAATGAGAATCCATCACACAAATGGCTGTTTCGATTCCATTGATCGTTCCTTTTCCAGTTAAAACAGCTTCATGAAGAGCTGTCTTTTTTTGAGCCTGTTCTATTTTTTTATCATAGTCCGGGAAATTCAAAGGATTTTCAAATGGGATATCGTGATACCATTCTTCAAAACTAGCTTCATCAAGTGTTAATTCAATTCGTTTTTGTGCCCGTATTCTAAAAGTATAGCTACATTCAGGACAGATTTTTTCTGCGCCTAAATCTTTTGTATAGATGGCTTTCTTACAACTTGGACATTGTGCGAACATGCCATCCGGCACCATAGGGTTATCTGTTTCTTCACTGATTTGCGAGTGTTTTGTAATTGGGATATAAGCTCTTTTTTTAAATAACTGCACGTTGTCACCTCTTTTATTTACTGCATTTTTAGTAAGATGGTTTTGTTAATTCAAAACAAACTTATTCAATACGAGGTTTCCATTCTTTAAGAAAGACATCTTGTAAAAAGCTTGTATCATACTCGCCATTAACAAAGCGTTTATCCATTAATAAATCTTCTTGGAAAAACTGGTTGCTAATAATTCCGTCGATAACCATCTCACCTAAAGCACGTTGCATTTTAGCAATGGCTTCAGCACGATTGGTACCTTTCGTAATGATTTTTGCGATCATTGCATCATAATAAGGTGGAATATCTGCTCCAGCAAACATGGCACTATCAACTCTCAATCCATTTCCGCCACTGGGCATCATCAAGTATTGAATCGTTCCAGGAGAAGGTGCAAAGTTAAAAGCAGGATTCTCAGCATTGATTCGACATTCAATCGTGTGTCCAGTTAAACGAACATCACTTTGTTGGATCGATAACTCTGCTCCACTTGCAATCAACAATTGTTCTTTCACAATATCAAATTCTGTAGCCATTTCAGTTACTGGATGTTCAACTTGAATACGCGTATTCATTTCCATGAAATAAAATTCGCCGTTTTGGTCTAATAAAAATTCAATTGTGCCTGCATTTTTATATCCAACATATTTTGCAGCACGAACAGCTATTTCTCCAAGACTTTTTCGTTGCTGCTCATTGATTGCAACAGAAGGCGACTCTTCAATAACTTTTTGATTATTGCGTTGCAAAGAACAATCACGTTCTCCCAAATGGATCACATTTCCATGATGATCGCCTAGTAATTGTACTTCAATATGTCGTGCATGTTCAATGATTTTTTCCATATACATTTGGTCGTCACCAAAAGCTGCTTTGGCTTCGTTTTTGGCGCTGTTGAAAGCAGCAGCTAAATCTTCGGTTCTTAGGACTTTACGCATCCCTTTACCACCACCGCCAGCTGCGGCTTTGACCATTACTGGATAACCTAATTCATCTGCCAGTTGTTTAGCTTCATTAGTATCGGTAATGAAACCTTCACTTCCTGGAATGACTGGTACATTTGCTTCAATCATAAGAGCACGCGCATTCGCTTTGTTTCCCATTTGATCAATAGTAGCTGCATCTGGACCAATGAATGTAACGTTCATTTCCTTACACATGGTCGCAAATGTACTATTTTCAGATAAGAACCCAAAACCTGGGTGAATCGCTTGAGCATTCGTCACAACCGCTGCACTTAAAATACTTTGCATATTCAAATAAGAATCTGCAGCTTTGGCTGGGCCAATACAAATCGCTTCATCTGCTAATTGCATATGCAAAGCATCTCGATCCGCTTCAGAATAAACAGCAACTGTTTTGATTCCCATTTCACGACAAGCTCGAATAATGCGAACAGCAATTTCTCCTCGATTGGCAATTAATATTTTTTTAAACATAGGCTTATCTACCAATGATGAAAGTTAATTCAGCTTCACAAACTTTTTTTCCATCTACGTATGCTACACCTTTTCCGATACCAGCGTAATCTTTCAATTTAACAATGTCAACTTGTAACATCAATTGATCACCAGGAACAACTTTTTTTCGGAATTTCACTTTGTTCATTCCACCTAAGTAAGCTGTTTGTCCTTTAAAGCGGTCTAGCGTCAATAGAGGAATCGATCCTGCTTGAGCTAGTGCTTCTAAAATATATACTCCTGGCAATACGGGTTCACCTGGAAAGTGACCTTGGAACACTTCTTCATTGATTGTTACATTTTTAAGAGCTACAACATGTTCACCTGGAATCATTTCGTCTACACGGTCAATAAAGTAAATTGGGTAACGGTTCGGAATCAATTCTTGGATTTCTTTAATATTCATTTTTGTCATTGGTATTTCCTCCTAGGCAATTCTGAACAAAGGTTGATTGAATTCAACAACTTGTTCATCTTCTATTAGTATTTCAGTAATCGTTCCATCTACTTCACTTTTAATTTCATTCATTAATTTCATTGCTTCAACAATACAAAGTGTTTCCCCAACGGTTACTTTATCTCCCACTTTTTTGAAAGCTGGTTGATCAGGTGAAGGAGAAGTGTAAATTACTCCAACGATTGGAGAATGAACTAGTGCGCCATCGGCAACAGGCTCAGCAATTGGAGCAGATTTGGATACTTCTTCGAAAATAGGAGAAGAAGTTTGTATATTCTCTTTACGAACGGGTTCGTTAAATCTTGTCTCTGAATCAGTAAGAACAGTTTGATTGCTGATTTTTTGGCTAGATGTATTTTTACTCATACGTAAAGTCACGTTATCCATTTGCAAATCAAATTCGGTTAATTCTGATTGATTGACTAGATCAAGAATTTCTTTCACTTGACCAAAATCCATTTTATTGCCCCTCCCATTTCTTAAAGCATGTTACGGCATTGTGTCCGCCAAAACCTAAAGAATTGTTTAGTGTGTATTTAATATCTGCTTCACGTCCAACGTTAGGAATGTAATCCAAATCGCACGCTTCATCAGGCACTTGAAGTCCGATAGTCGGAGGTAAGAAACCATCTTGAAGAGCTTTCACACATGCTACTGCTTCAATTGCTCCAGCAGCACCTAATAAATGTCCTGTCATACTTTTCGTACTTGAAATCGCAACATTTTTAGCCTCATCGCCAAATGCGTATTTAATAGCCATTGTTTCAGCAGAATCGTTTGCTCCAGTACTCGTTCCATGAGCATTGATATAACCCACATCAGCAGGTGTTATACCGGCTTCAGCCATTGCGTCTTGCATTGCACGACCTGCGCCACTTCCGTCTGGTGTTGGTGCAGTCATATGATACCCATCACCTGTAGAACCGTAACCAACAACTTCAGCGTAGATTGTTGCTCCACGTTCTAAAGCATGATCTAGACTTTCAAGCATCAATACAGCTGCGCCTTCCCCCATAACAAAACCCGTACGTTCTTTGTCGAAAGGAATTGAAGCACGATCAGGATCTGTACTTGTTGATAGAGCTGTTAAT
Proteins encoded in this window:
- the fabF gene encoding beta-ketoacyl-ACP synthase II encodes the protein MTNRVVITGMGAVTPLGNTVDEFWNGLKAGKNGIAPITKFDATETGITVAGELKDFDATNYMQRKISKRMDEFSRYGVAAAVQAVEESGIDREKTDMNRFGVIVGSGIGGLNAMQEQIIKMNTKGPQRVAPFFVPMAIGNMAAGNISIAIGTKGINTSIVTACASGNNSIGEAYRNIKHGYSDVILAGGAEGTINEIGISGFAALTALSTSTDPDRASIPFDKERTGFVMGEGAAVLMLESLDHALERGATIYAEVVGYGSTGDGYHMTAPTPDGSGAGRAMQDAMAEAGITPADVGYINAHGTSTGANDSAETMAIKYAFGDEAKNVAISSTKSMTGHLLGAAGAIEAVACVKALQDGFLPPTIGLQVPDEACDLDYIPNVGREADIKYTLNNSLGFGGHNAVTCFKKWEGQ
- the fabZ gene encoding 3-hydroxyacyl-ACP dehydratase FabZ — protein: MNIKEIQELIPNRYPIYFIDRVDEMIPGEHVVALKNVTINEEVFQGHFPGEPVLPGVYILEALAQAGSIPLLTLDRFKGQTAYLGGMNKVKFRKKVVPGDQLMLQVDIVKLKDYAGIGKGVAYVDGKKVCEAELTFIIGR
- a CDS encoding acetyl-CoA carboxylase biotin carboxylase subunit, whose amino-acid sequence is MFKKILIANRGEIAVRIIRACREMGIKTVAVYSEADRDALHMQLADEAICIGPAKAADSYLNMQSILSAAVVTNAQAIHPGFGFLSENSTFATMCKEMNVTFIGPDAATIDQMGNKANARALMIEANVPVIPGSEGFITDTNEAKQLADELGYPVMVKAAAGGGGKGMRKVLRTEDLAAAFNSAKNEAKAAFGDDQMYMEKIIEHARHIEVQLLGDHHGNVIHLGERDCSLQRNNQKVIEESPSVAINEQQRKSLGEIAVRAAKYVGYKNAGTIEFLLDQNGEFYFMEMNTRIQVEHPVTEMATEFDIVKEQLLIASGAELSIQQSDVRLTGHTIECRINAENPAFNFAPSPGTIQYLMMPSGGNGLRVDSAMFAGADIPPYYDAMIAKIITKGTNRAEAIAKMQRALGEMVIDGIISNQFFQEDLLMDKRFVNGEYDTSFLQDVFLKEWKPRIE
- the accD gene encoding acetyl-CoA carboxylase, carboxyltransferase subunit beta — its product is MQLFKKRAYIPITKHSQISEETDNPMVPDGMFAQCPSCKKAIYTKDLGAEKICPECSYTFRIRAQKRIELTLDEASFEEWYHDIPFENPLNFPDYDKKIEQAQKKTALHEAVLTGKGTINGIETAICVMDSHFIMGSMGKIVGEKITRTFEKAIEEKLPVIIFTASGGARMQESILSLMQMAKISGAVARHSDAGLLYVTVLTDPTTGGVTASFAMQGDIILSEPQALVGFAGRRVIEQTINEELPDDFQLAESVLENGFIDKIVPRKEMKQLLSDILRMHQ
- the accB gene encoding acetyl-CoA carboxylase biotin carboxyl carrier protein produces the protein MDFGQVKEILDLVNQSELTEFDLQMDNVTLRMSKNTSSQKISNQTVLTDSETRFNEPVRKENIQTSSPIFEEVSKSAPIAEPVADGALVHSPIVGVIYTSPSPDQPAFKKVGDKVTVGETLCIVEAMKLMNEIKSEVDGTITEILIEDEQVVEFNQPLFRIA